The following proteins are co-located in the Dromiciops gliroides isolate mDroGli1 chromosome 2, mDroGli1.pri, whole genome shotgun sequence genome:
- the OAZ2 gene encoding LOW QUALITY PROTEIN: ornithine decarboxylase antizyme 2 (The sequence of the model RefSeq protein was modified relative to this genomic sequence to represent the inferred CDS: deleted 1 base in 1 codon) has translation MINTQDSNILPLSNCPQLQCCRHIVPGPLWCSDAPHPLSKIPGGRGGGRDPSLSALIYKDEKLTVTQDLPVHDGKPHIVHFQYEVTEVKVSSWDAVLSSQSLFVEIPDGLLADGSKEGLLALLEFAEEKMKVNYVFICFRKGREDRAPLLKTFSFLGFEIVRPGHPCVPSRPDVMFMVYPLDQNSSDED, from the exons ATGATAAACACCCAGGACAG taATATTTTACCTTTGAGtaactgtccccagcttcagtgCTGCAGGCACATTGTTCCAGGGCCTCTGTGGTGCTCC GATGCCCCTCACCCACTGTCGAAGATCCCCGGTGGGCGAGGGGGCGGCAGGGATCCTTCTCTCTCAGCTCTAATATATAAG GACGAGAAGCTCACTGTGACCCAGGACCTCCCAGTGCACGATGGGAAGCCTCACATTGTCCACTTCCAGTATGAGGTCACTGAGGTGAAGGTCTCTTCCTGGGATGCAGTCCTGTCCAGCCAGAGCCTGTTTGTGGAAATCCCAGATGGATTATTAGCCGATGGGAGCAAAGAAGG ATTGTTAGCACTGCTGGAGTTTGCTGAAGAGAAGATGAAAGTGAACTATGTCTTCATCTGCTTCAGGAAGGGCCGGGAGGACAGAG CTCCACTTCTGAAGACCTTCAGCTTTCTGGGCTTTGAGATCGTGCGTCCAGGCCATCCTTGTGTCCCCTCGAGACCAGACGTGATGTTCATGGTTTACCCCCTGGACCAGAACTCATCTGACGAGGACTAG